In a genomic window of Longimicrobiaceae bacterium:
- the hisH gene encoding imidazole glycerol phosphate synthase subunit HisH, translating into MTAPRIGILNLEMGNLRSVSNAVYSLGWDPELVDSPDALDDLTHLVIPGVGAFHTAMRRMEERGLRDAVPAYAATGRPLLGLCLGMQLLASSGEEGDPTPGLDLVPGHVERLRPDLVPAIPHVGWNSMELQREHPVVRGIRDGVDFYFVHSYRFAADSADDVVGSTEYGQVFASGVGRGNVVGFQFHPEKSQANGLKLIDNFCAWDGRC; encoded by the coding sequence ATGACGGCGCCGCGGATCGGGATCCTCAACCTGGAGATGGGCAACCTGCGCTCCGTCTCCAACGCGGTGTACAGCCTGGGCTGGGACCCCGAGCTGGTCGATTCGCCGGATGCCCTGGACGACCTGACGCACCTGGTGATCCCCGGCGTGGGGGCGTTCCACACCGCCATGCGGCGGATGGAGGAGAGGGGGCTGCGGGACGCGGTGCCGGCCTACGCGGCCACGGGCCGGCCCCTGCTCGGCCTCTGCCTGGGGATGCAGCTCCTGGCGTCCAGCGGCGAGGAGGGCGACCCGACCCCGGGTCTGGACCTGGTCCCCGGCCACGTGGAGCGGCTGCGCCCGGACCTGGTCCCGGCCATCCCGCACGTGGGGTGGAACTCCATGGAGCTGCAGCGGGAGCATCCCGTCGTCCGCGGCATCCGCGACGGGGTGGACTTCTACTTCGTGCACTCGTACCGCTTCGCGGCGGACTCGGCGGACGACGTGGTGGGGAGCACCGAGTACGGCCAGGTGTTCGCCTCCGGGGTGGGACGCGGCAACGTGGTGGGCTTCCAGTTCCACCCGGAGAAGAGCCAGGCCAACGGTCTGAAGCTGATCGACAACTTCTGCGCCTGGGACGGCCGGTGCTGA